TACGAACAGTGATTTTATCCATAGGATAGACATCTCTAGAAGGTTTGATGATATCTCCGTTAACACGAATTTTACCATCTTTACACGCTTTTGTAGCAATACTTCGAGTTTTAAAGTATCGAATACACCATAAATATTTGTCAACTCGCATAAAAAAATAATTAAAATGCGTTTTTATATTAAATAATTGTGAAACAAAAGTACAAGAAAATCGTATCTTGCGCCTTCAAAAAAGTAAATACATGAATGTAATAAAATATAGTTGTGCCATTGTGCTGGCTTTGGTGGTTTTATATGCTTGTAAAAAAGACGATGATGATAATGGTGGCACTGTCACTCCTCCTGAAGATAGAGGAGAGCAACAAATAAAAGATGATGCGGCGCTTCAGGATTATTTGAGAACACATTTTTATACTATGGAGGATGTGTTTATAAATGGTGATACTACTGTCGAGTATCAAGTAGTAAACTTTGATACCATAGCAATACCTAATGAGAATGAACAATCGATTTTGGATTCTCCTCTTTTAGCAACTAAAAAAATTACGAGAAACGATGTTGAATATACATTGTATATTTTAAACTTTAACAAAGGAGAAGGTACACATCAGCCAACTTTTGCAGATTCTACTCTGGTGACCTATAGAGTGAAATTATTAGATACCGATGATAAAGTATTTGATAGTGCACTAAATCCTGTGTGGTTTGATTTGGTGTCTGTTGTAGAGGGTTTTAGAGAGTCATTGGTGGATTATAAAGGAGCCTCGAGTTTTGTTGAGAATAGCGATGGTACAGTTACGTATACAGGTTATGGAGACCTGGTTGTGTTTATGCCCTCTGGTTTAGCTTATTTTAATGAAAAAAGAGGTGATATTCCTGCATATTCTCCATTAATTTTTAACATTCAATTGTATAAGGTCAATCAAGCTGATCACGATAGAGATGGTTTGCCGTCTTATTTAGAAGATATAGATGGTGATCGTTTGGTTTTAGATGTAGATGATAATACAGATGGAAATAATGCACCAAATTATGTAGATAATGATGATGATGGAGACGGTACATTAACCAAAGATGAGATAACTGTTAACGACAGTAATAATGATGGGTTTATTACCTTGGATGAAATTACATTTTATGATGATGATGGTGAT
The sequence above is a segment of the Aquimarina spinulae genome. Coding sequences within it:
- a CDS encoding FKBP-type peptidyl-prolyl cis-trans isomerase; translation: MNVIKYSCAIVLALVVLYACKKDDDDNGGTVTPPEDRGEQQIKDDAALQDYLRTHFYTMEDVFINGDTTVEYQVVNFDTIAIPNENEQSILDSPLLATKKITRNDVEYTLYILNFNKGEGTHQPTFADSTLVTYRVKLLDTDDKVFDSALNPVWFDLVSVVEGFRESLVDYKGASSFVENSDGTVTYTGYGDLVVFMPSGLAYFNEKRGDIPAYSPLIFNIQLYKVNQADHDRDGLPSYLEDIDGDRLVLDVDDNTDGNNAPNYVDNDDDGDGTLTKDEITVNDSNNDGFITLDEITFYDDDGDGIKNHLDADDRDLKNE